One window from the genome of Zonotrichia leucophrys gambelii isolate GWCS_2022_RI chromosome 27, RI_Zleu_2.0, whole genome shotgun sequence encodes:
- the RAB5C gene encoding ras-related protein Rab-5C isoform X1, which translates to MVTEWGRKGWSVPEAEREKAEVEAGACETHRRERRCGRCNLPTGGEPAASLTPGTPALRPTTMAGRGGAARPNGPAAGNKICQFKLVLLGESAVGKSSLVLRFVKGQFHEYQESTIGAAFLTQTVCLDDTTVKFEIWDTAGQERYHSLAPMYYRGAQAAIVVYDITNTDTFVRAKNWVKELQRQASPNIVIALAGNKADLANKRAVDFQDAQTYADDNSLLFMETSAKTAMNVNEIFMAIAKKLPKNEPQNAPGGPGRNRVVDLQESSQPSRSQCCSN; encoded by the exons ATGGTCACAGAGTGGGGGCGGAAGGGGTGGTCGGTCCCGGAAGCGGAACGGGAAAAGGCGGAAGTAGAGGCCGGGGCCTGCGAGACGCAccggcgggagcggcgctgcGGGCG TTGCAACCTGCCTACAGGTGGAGAACCTGCAGCATCCTTAACTCCAGGCACTCCTGCACTTAGACCAACCACGATGGCAGGTCGAGGTGGAGCTGCCCGACCGAATGGACCGGCTGCTGGGAACAAAATCTGCCAGTTCAAACTCGTCCTGCTGGGAGAGTCAGCGGTGGGGAAGTCCAGCCTGGTCCTGCGCTTCGTCAAGGGGCAGTTCCACGAGTACCAGGAGAGCACAATTGGAG CTGCCTTCCTCACACAGACAGTGTGTCTGGATGACACAACAGTGAAGTTTGAGATCTGGGACACGGCGGGGCAGGAGCGATACCACAGCCTGGCCCCCATGTACTACCGGGGCGCCCAGGCTGCCATCGTGGTCTACGACATCACCAACACA GACACATTTGTACGAGCCAAGAACTGGGTGAAAGAGTTGCAGAGGCAGGCTAGCCCCAATATTGTAATTGCACTAGCAGGAAACAAGGCAGACCTTGCTAACAAGAGAGCTGTGGACTTCCAG GATGCACAGACATATGCAGATGACAACAGCTTGCTGTTCATGGAGACGTCAGCGAAGACAGCGATGAATGTGAATGAAATCTTCATGGCAATAG CCAAGAAACTGCCAAAAAACGAACCCCAGAACGCTCCTGGTGGCCCGGGCAGGAATCGGGTGGTGGACcttcaggagagcagccagcccagcagaagccagtgctgcagcaactga
- the RAB5C gene encoding ras-related protein Rab-5C isoform X2, whose amino-acid sequence MAGRGGAARPNGPAAGNKICQFKLVLLGESAVGKSSLVLRFVKGQFHEYQESTIGAAFLTQTVCLDDTTVKFEIWDTAGQERYHSLAPMYYRGAQAAIVVYDITNTDTFVRAKNWVKELQRQASPNIVIALAGNKADLANKRAVDFQDAQTYADDNSLLFMETSAKTAMNVNEIFMAIAKKLPKNEPQNAPGGPGRNRVVDLQESSQPSRSQCCSN is encoded by the exons ATGGCAGGTCGAGGTGGAGCTGCCCGACCGAATGGACCGGCTGCTGGGAACAAAATCTGCCAGTTCAAACTCGTCCTGCTGGGAGAGTCAGCGGTGGGGAAGTCCAGCCTGGTCCTGCGCTTCGTCAAGGGGCAGTTCCACGAGTACCAGGAGAGCACAATTGGAG CTGCCTTCCTCACACAGACAGTGTGTCTGGATGACACAACAGTGAAGTTTGAGATCTGGGACACGGCGGGGCAGGAGCGATACCACAGCCTGGCCCCCATGTACTACCGGGGCGCCCAGGCTGCCATCGTGGTCTACGACATCACCAACACA GACACATTTGTACGAGCCAAGAACTGGGTGAAAGAGTTGCAGAGGCAGGCTAGCCCCAATATTGTAATTGCACTAGCAGGAAACAAGGCAGACCTTGCTAACAAGAGAGCTGTGGACTTCCAG GATGCACAGACATATGCAGATGACAACAGCTTGCTGTTCATGGAGACGTCAGCGAAGACAGCGATGAATGTGAATGAAATCTTCATGGCAATAG CCAAGAAACTGCCAAAAAACGAACCCCAGAACGCTCCTGGTGGCCCGGGCAGGAATCGGGTGGTGGACcttcaggagagcagccagcccagcagaagccagtgctgcagcaactga
- the LOC135458497 gene encoding heat shock protein 30-like: protein MLCRMHLAPFASSSLASRLGTVRTLWPHAETIFTELQQEMEKAREFMSSFEQLLSNHGAMAMEHSPSSSMSLSHSSGDGFSVCQDVKNFAPEELSVKVVGRKVVLVGQKETQNVDEKGSFSYKYEVLKREWDVPEEVDAEALTCSLSKDGQLLIEAPKLALPAAPERSVPIQVSPAAPLTGPASENGATKAQV, encoded by the coding sequence ATGCTTTGCCGGATGCACCTCGCACCCTTCGCCTCCAGCTCCCTGGCCAGCCGGCTGGGCACAGTGAGAACCCTGTGGCCACACGCAGAGACCATCTTCAccgagctgcagcaggagatggagaaaGCTCGCGAGTTTATGAGCAGCTTcgagcagctcctgagcaacCACGGAGCCATGGCCATGGAGCACAGCCCGAGCAGCAGCATGAGCCTGAGCCACAGCTCCGGGGACGGCTTCTCGGTGTGCCAGGACGTGAAGAACTTCGCTCCCGAGGAGCTGTCGGTGAAGGTGGTGGGCAGGAaggtggtgctggtggggcAGAAGGAGACGCAGAACGTCGATGAGAAGGGCTCCTTCTCCTACAAGTACGAGGTGCTGAAGCGGGAGTGGGACGTGCCGGAGGAGGTGGATGCCGAAGCGCTGACCTGCTCCCTGTCCAAGGATGGGCAGCTCCTCATCGAGGCCCCcaagctggcactgccagccgcTCCTGAGAGGAGTGTGCCCATCCAggtcagccctgctgccccactgaCCGGACCAGCTTCTGAGAACGGAGCCACCAAAGCCCAGGTGTGA
- the LOC135458600 gene encoding heat shock protein 30C-like encodes MLCRLHFMPPMSSSLFPWLGPVRTLWPHPGTLFAELEREMRLEMERAREFMSSVEQYLSSGSSPGRLGIAPSTSAALPHSSGDGFSVCQDVKDFAPEQLSVKVVGRKVVLVGQKETQSTDEKGSFSYKYEVLKREWDVPEEVDAEALTCSLSKDGQLRIEAPKLALPAAPERNVPIQMGPAVAQQAGSAEEGAERAKA; translated from the coding sequence ATGCTTTGCCGCCTGCACTTTATGCCGCCCATGTCCAGCTCGCTGTTCCCGTGGCTGGGACCCGTCCGCACCCTGTGGCCACATCCAGGCACCCTTTTCGCCGAGCTGGAGCGGGAGATGCGGCTGGAGATGGAGCGGGCTCGGGAGTTCATGAGCAGCGTGGAGCAGTACCTGAGCAGCGGCAGCAGCCCCGGCCGGCTCGGCATCGCCCCCAGCACCAGCGCAGCGCTGCCCCACAGCTCCGGGGATGGTTTCTCGGTGTGCCAGGACGTGAAGGACTTTGCCCCCGAGCAGCTGTCGGTGAAGGTGGTGGGCAGGAAGGTGGTGCTGGTGGGCCAGAAGGAGACGCAGAGCACGGACGAGAAGGGCTCCTTCTCCTACAAGTACGAGGTGCTGAAGCGGGAGTGGGACGTGCCCGAGGAGGTGGACGCCGAGGCGCTGACCTGCTCCCTGTCCAAGGATGGGCAGCTCCGCATCGAGGCCCCcaagctggcactgccagccgcTCCTGAGAGGAATGTGCCCATCCAGATGGGGCCGGCGGTGGCACAGCAAGCTGGCAGCGCTGAGGAGGGAGCCGAGAGGGCCAAGGCGTGA
- the KAT2A gene encoding histone acetyltransferase KAT2A gives MAEPEAAQPGRPPPGPATATAATAGASGGTAGGAGSSDPARPGLSQQQRASQRKAQVRGFPRGKKLEKLGVFSACKANDACKCNGWKNPNPPTAPRMDLQQPVTNLSEPCRSCGHALADHVSHLENVSEEEINRLLGMVVDVENLFMSVHKEEDTDTKQVYFYLFKLLRKCILQMSQPVVEGSLGSPPFEKPNIEQGVLNFVQYKFSHLPPKERQTMYELSKMFLLCLNYWKLETPSQFRQRSQNDDVATYKVNYTRWLCYCHVPQSCDSLPRYETTHVFGRSLLKSIFTVTRRQLLEKFRVEKDKLVPEKRTLILTHFPKFLSMLEEEIYGENSPIWEADFTVPAAEGAQLVSRPAAVSTVAVPTTPLFSKKLSSSSSATSLDTSTPEPLPGEKRKLPESLTLEDAKRIRVMGDIPMELVNEVMLTITDPAAMLGPETSLLSANAARDETARLEERRGIIEFHVIGNSLSQKSNKKILMWLVGLQNVFSHQLPRMPKEYITRLVFDPKHKTLALIKDGRVIGGICFRMFPTQGFTEIVFCAVTSNEQVKGYGTHLMNHLKEYHIKHNILYFLTYADEYAIGYFKKQGFSKDIKVPKSRYLGYIKDYEGATLMECELNPRIPYTELSHIIKKQKEIIKKLIERKQAQIRKVYPGLTCFKEGVRQIPIESVPGIRETGWKPLGKEKGKELKDPDQLYNMLKNLLAQIKTHPSAWPFMEPVKKSEAPDYYEIIRFPIDLKTMTERLKNRYYVTKKLFIADLQRIITNCREYNPPDSDYCKCANTLEKFFYFKLKEGGLIDK, from the exons ATGGCGGAGCCGGAGGCCGCGCAGCCCGGGCGgcccccgccgggcccggccaCGGCAACGGCGGCCACAGCGGGGGCGAGCGGGGGAACGGCTGGAGGAGCGGGATCCAGCGACCCGGCACGGCCCgggctgagccagcagcagcgggcGAGCCAGCGCAAGGCGCAGGTGCGGGGGTTCCCCCGCGGGAAGAagctggagaagctgggggTGTTCTCGGCTTGCAAG GCCAACGATGCCTGCAAGTGCAATGGCTGGAAGAACCCCaacccccccacagccccccgaatggacctgcagcagccagtgacCAACCTGAGCGAACCCTGCCGGAGCTGTGGCCATGCTCTGG ctgaccACGTGTCCCACCTGGAGAATGTCTCAGAGGAGGAGATCAACCGTCTGCTGGGCATGGTGGTGGATGTGGAGAACCTCTTCATGTCAGTGCACAAGGAGGAGGACACAGACACCAAGCAGGTGTATTTCTACCTGTTCAAG ctgctgaggaagtGCATCCTGCAGATGAGCCAGCCTGTGGTtgaggggtccctggggagccctCCCTTTGAGAAACCCAACATTGAGCAG ggagtCCTGAATTTTGTGCAGTACAAGTTCAGCCACTTGCCACCCAAGGAGCGCCAGACCATGTATGAGCTCTCCAAGATGTTCCTGCTGTGCCTCAACTACTGGAAGCTGGAGACACCGTCCCAGTTCCGTCAGCGCTCCCAGAATGATGATGTGGCCACCTACAAAGTCAACTACaccag GTGGCTGTGCTACTGCCATGTGCcccagagctgtgacagcctgCCCCGCTATGAGACCACGCACGTGTTTGGGCGCAGCCTCCTCAAGTCCATCTTCACGGTGACGCGCcggcagctgctggagaaattCCGCGTGGAGAAGGACAAACTGGTGCCAGAGAAACGGACCCTGATCCTCACCCACTTCCCCAA GTTCCTCTCcatgctggaggaggagatctACGGTGAGAACTCTCCCATCTGGGAGGCTGATTTcactgtgccagctgcagagggtGCCCAGCTGGTGTCTCGCCCAG CTGCAGTCAGCACCGTTGCCGTGCCCACCACTCCTCTCTTCAGCAagaagctcagcagcagcagctcagccaccaGCCTGGACACCAGCACCCCAGAGCCTCTGCCAG gagagaAGAGGAAGCTCCCTGAGAGCCTGACCCTGGAGGATGCCAAGAGGATCCGTGTCATGGGAGACATCCCCATGGAGCTGGTGAACGAGGTCATGCTGACCATCACAGACCCTGCTGCCATGCTGGGCCCTGAG aCCAGCCTGCTGTCGGCCAACGCGGCGCGGGACGAGACGGCGCGGCTGGAGGAGCGGCGCGGCATCATCGAGTTCCACGTCATCGGCAACTCCCTGTCCCAGAAATCCAACAAGAAGATCCTGATGTGGCTGGTGGGGCTGCAGAACGTCTTCTCCCACCAGCTGCCCCGCATGCCCAAGGAGTACATCACCCGCCTCGTCTTTGACCC GAAGCACAAGACCCTGGCACTGATCAAGGATGGACGAGTGATTGGGGGCATCTGCTTCCGTATGTTCCCTACCCAAGGCTTCACGGAGATTGTCTTCTGTGCTGTCACCTCCAATGAGCAAGTGAAG GGCTATGGGACACACCTGATGAACCACCTGAAGGAGTACCACATCAAGCACAACATCCTCTACTTCCTCACCTATGCAGACGAGTACGCCATTGGCTACTTCAAAAAGCAG GGCTTCTCCAAGGACATCAAGGTTCCCAAGAGCCGCTACCTGGGGTACATCAAGGACTACGAGGGGGCGACCCTGATGGAGTGTGAGCTGAACCCCCGCATCCCCTACACCGAGCTGTCACACATCATCAAGAAGCAGAAGGAG ATCATCAAGAAGCTGATTGAGAGGAAACAGGCTCAGATCCGCAAGGTCTACCCAGGCCTGACCTGCTTCAAGGAGGGTGTGAGGCAGATCCCCATCGAGAGCGTCCCTGGCATCC GAGAAACAGGATGGAAACcactggggaaggagaaggg gaaggagctgaaggACCCAGACCAGCTCTACAACATGCTGAAGAACCTCCTGGCCCAGATCAAG ACCCACCCCAGTGCGTGGCCCTTCATGGAGCCAGTGAAGAAGTCAGAGGCACCAGACTACTATGAAATCATCCGCTTCCCCATTG ACCTGAAGACCATGACGGAGAGGCTGAAGAACCGCTACTACGTGACCAAGAAGCTCTTCATCGCCGACCTGCAGCGCATCATCACCAACTGCCGCGAGTACAACCCGCCCGACAGCGACTACTGCAAGTGTGCCAACACCCTCGAGAAGTTCTTCTACTTCAAGCTCAAGGAGGGAGGGCTCATCGATAAGTAG